One window of Nymphaea colorata isolate Beijing-Zhang1983 chromosome 1, ASM883128v2, whole genome shotgun sequence genomic DNA carries:
- the LOC116248901 gene encoding probable dolichyl pyrophosphate Man9GlcNAc2 alpha-1,3-glucosyltransferase — protein MADYPSPPSSSSLARAKNKNGGSGGETLAQNLQSAWFLHGRAIALCVVLLFAFLVRLLTSLSSHSGEGIPPKYGDYEAQRHWMEITLNTPMKEWYRNTTYNDLAYWGLDYPPLTAYQSYVHSLFLHKFDPDSVALGSSKGYETPFSKLLMRWTVLSSDALVLFPAAVCFVIYYYINRKDEEMAWLLAMILLNPSLILIDHGHFQYNCISLGLTLGAIAAILSKNDLVACALFSLALNHKQMTAYFAPAFFGHLLGKCLKHRSPIFEVLKLGITVTATFIVIWWPYLHSMEAVLEVLSRLAPFERGIYEDYVANFWCSTSFFVKWKRLFGIRELRWLSLLATLAAASPSMIQQIKAPSSRGFLYALVNSSFAFYLFSFQVHEKSILLPLLPASLLALEETTFFNWFSYYALLSMYPLLCRDGLIVPHVALLSLFFLVSYARCGQHGKGPMISSRLKAPMAISFLFSVILYGAYLSVRPPQKYPFLFDALIMILCFSQYLALAAYSNVKQWMLSDVLMYESKEKKRL, from the exons ATGGCTGATTATCCTTCACCaccttcatcatcatctcttgcaagagccaaaaacaaaaatggagGAAGTGGAGGAGAAACTCTTGCTCAGAATTTGCAATCTGCTTGGTTTCTCCATGGAAGAGCTATAGCTCTTTGTGTGGTCCTTCTGTTTGCCTTCTTAGTTCGTCTTCTCACTTCTTTGAGTTCCCACTCTG GAGAAGGAATTCCACCCAAGTATGGAGATTATGAAGCACAGAGGCATTGGATGGAGATCACTCTCAACACTCCCATGAAAGAGTGGTATAGGAACACGACATACAATGATCTTGCTTACTGGGGCCTTGACTATCCTCCTCTTACAGCATACCAGAGTTACGTGCACTCCTTGTTCCTTCATAAGTTCGACCCTGATTCAGTCGCTTTGGGTTCTTCTAAGGGTTACGAAACCCCCTTCAG TAAGCTGCTGATGAGGTGGACCGTCTTATCATCTGATGCACTTGTACTTTTTCCAGCTGCTGTCTGTTTTGTGATATATTATTATATCAATCGCAAGGATGAAGAAATGGCTTGGCTTCTTGCTATGATCTTACTTAATCCAAGTTTGATTTTAATAGATCATGGACACTTTCAG TACAACTGCATAAGCTTGGGGCTGACACTTGGAGCAATTGCTGCAATCTTGTCCAAGAATGATCTAGTTGCTTGTGCTCTCTTCAGTCTGGCACTCAATCATAAGCAG ATGACTGCATATTTTGCTCCTGCGTTTTTTGGCCATCTCTTGGGAAAATGCCTAAAGCATCGGAGTCCAATTTTTGAGGTCTTGAAATTGGGAATAACAGTCACGGCAACATTCATTGTTATCTGGTGGCCCTATCTTCACTCCATGGAAGCAGTCTTGGAG GTTTTGTCCCGTTTAGCACCATTTGAAAGGGGAATTTATGAGGATTACGTGGCTAACTTTTGGTGTAGTACATCCTTTTTTGTGAAGTGGAAACGGTTGTTCGGCATAAGGGAGTTGCGATGGCTTAGCCTGCTTGCAACCCTTGCTGCTGCTTCTCCATCAATGATACAGCAGATAAAAGCTCCAAGCAGTCGAGGGTTCCTTTATGCTTTAGTCAACAGTTCCTTTGCTTTCTATCTGTTCTCATTCCAAG TTCACGAGAAGTCAATATTGTTGCCTCTGTTACCTGCAAGTCTTCTGGCATTAGAAGAAACGACCTTTTTCAACTGGTTCAGTTACTATGCTCTTCTATCAATGTACCCTTTGCTTTGCCGTGATGGGTTGATAGTGCCACACGTTGctcttctttccctcttctttcttgtttcttatgCACGATGTGGACAGCATGGTAAAGGTCCAATGATTTCCTCCCGTTTGAAAGCTCCGATGgccatttcctttcttttctctgttaTTCTTTATGGCGCTTATTTATCTGTTAGGCCTCCTCAGAAGTATCCGTTTCTATTTGATGCCCTTATAATGATTCTTTGCTTCTCTCAGTATTTAGCTCTTGCAGCTTATTCCAATGTCAAGCAATGGATGTTATCCGATGTGCTTATGTATGagagcaaagaaaaaaagaggctTTGA
- the LOC116263733 gene encoding MACPF domain-containing protein NSL1-like, which produces MEVQQNRPEMAAGWAKQSIGMGYDFNQDISFPFCKGAAPLVQLHDERRTAVVPGGIRVPDVSKSIRIVAGETQRLTTGVLSFEEMSKKFNKEQLKLTDKTPSGLFNAMFGFHGRWQNDAFATKGLAFDGIHSVLYSMELEAADLKLLDHVKKEVPSTWDPAALARFIEKYGTHIIVGVKMGGKDVIHVKQQSCSSLQPGHVQELLKRLADDRFSYADTISSVNQQDLSSRIEEPQARPVCRRRVSFSFALKTISQSEHVVSICIRKGGIDTGQGHNEWLATIPRAPDVISMSFVPITSLLKGLPGSEFLGEAIRLYLIHKPAKGELHNFFEYQHQRQWIPAPDDSKQPCPIKLQFTMLGPKLNVNTRPVDSGKKPVTGIRLFLEGDVIEEKLTIHIQHLSSLPAFLILSNELAYGSGIVNDKRQIKPLSWRHCSHVCIAPVECTLAMTDKSAWIVTRANLEVQKIQKKKVLFLKLGFSLVENAKVQRSEWGRASTPTNKSGTFSRGLSKRIGISQAPVAAEELDLISEALPSSLAPRAGGPRTPKTLKYVDTREVARGPDHFPGYWVVTGAKLCAEDGKMSLRVKYSLLTTSDDEDA; this is translated from the exons atgGAGGTCCAACAGAATAGGCCGGAGATGGCAGCAGGCTGGGCGAAGCAATCGATTGGCATGGGGTACGATTTCAATCAGGACATCAGCTTTCCGTTCTGCAAGGGAGCTGCCCCCCTCGTCCAACTGCACGATGAGCGCCGGACGGCGGTCGTTCCCGGCGGGATCCGCGTCCCGGACGTCTCCAAATCCATCAGGATTGTGGCCGGCGAAACACAGCGACTCACGACTGGCGTGCTATCCTTTGAAGAG atgtcaaaaaaattcaataaagaGCAGCTCAAATTAACTGACAAAACCCCATCTGGTTTGTTTAATGCCATGTTTGGCTTTCATGGCCGTTGGCAAAATGATGCCTTTGCTACAAAGGGACTTGCCTTTGACGGGATTCACTCAGTACTTTACAGTATGGAGTTGGAAGCGGCAGATCTTAAATTACTGGATCACGTAAAGAAAGAAGTTCCATCTACATGGGATCCTGCTGCTTTGGCTAG GTTTATAGAGAAATATGGGACTCATATTATAGTAGGTGTAAAAATGGGAGGTAAAGATGTTATTCATGTCAAGCAACAGTCCTGTTCATCCCTTCAGCCAGGTCATGTGCAAGAGCTATTGAAGAGGCTAGCTGATGATAGATTCTCATATGCTGATACTATCTCATCTGTAAACCAACAGGACCTGTCTTCAAGGATAGAG GAACCGCAAGCCAGACCAGTCTGTAGACGCCGtgtatcattttcatttgcaCTTAAAACGATATCTCAGTCTGAG CATGTTGTTAGCATATGTATTAGAAAAGGAGGTATAGATACTGGCCAAGGACACAACGAATGGTTGGCTACAATTCCACGCGCTCCAGATGTAATTTCAATGTCCTTTGTGCCTATAACTTCTCTTTTGAAAGGATTGCCTGGAAGTGAATTTTTAGGCGAGGCAATAAGGCTCTATTTAATAC ATAAGCCAGCAAAAGGGGAGCTCCACAACTTTTTTGAATATCAGCATCAGAGGCAATGGATTCCCGCACCAGATGACAGTAAACAGCCTTGTCCTATAAAGCTTCAATTCACAATGTTGGGCCCAAAGCTCAATGTGAACACAAGACCT GTTGACTCTGGAAAGAAACCTGTAACAGGAATCCGTCTGTTCCTAGAAGGAGATGTTATTGAAGAGAAGCTCACCATCCATATCCAACACCTCTCCTCACTACCTGCGTTCCTGATCCTCTCCAATGAGCTTGCCTATGGATCTGGTATTGTTAACGACAAGCGCCAGATTAAGCCTCTGAGCTGGAGACACTGTTCACATGTATGTATTGCACCCGTTGAGTGCACTCTGGCTATGACTGACAAATCGGCCTGGATAGTAACACGCGCAAACTTGGAGGTgcagaaaattcaaaagaagaagGTGCTCTTCCTTAAGCTTGGCTTTTCACTCGTGGAGAATGCTAAGGTTCAGCGGTCCGAATGGGGTAGAGCATCAACTCCAACTAATAAATCAGGTACATTTTCCAGAGGGTTAAGCAAGCGCATTGGAATCAGTCAGGCACCAGTAGCAGCAGAAGAGTTGGACTTGATTTCAGAAGCCCTTCCTAGTAGTTTAGCACCCCGTGCAGGAGGACCAAGGACACCAAAGACACTGAAGTATGTGGACACAAGAGAAGTAGCAAGAGGGCCAGATCATTTTCCGGGATATTGGGTGGTGACAGGAGCGAAGTTATGTGCAGAAGATGGTAAGATGTCACTGCGGGTGAAGTACTCTCTGCTAACTACGTCTGATGATGAAGATGCATAA
- the LOC116251319 gene encoding uncharacterized protein LOC116251319, producing the protein MEDVITDFPPPSRLFFDDLNNFSSLPQPLPSPFLLLSNPNPNAEPSSPLEPSLLIVAVSRPSTFLLHHLRGRALVGTLVLPEFSVAANSLDSSSLDNNSAHLYALDTAPGVLLALIQYQIPPERSSAVAKVVFEKIRPKRVLILSSIQSMNFRGKIYNDERFAFKLETLEQRLDPEGPLVRELSYFPSGSLIEGIAASLLAACQVRKIKGTLVVSWPESQVSVVLLRSVLRNIVGGLDFSPSLETSPFKDVLAESEMYI; encoded by the coding sequence atggaagatGTGATAACGGATTTCCCTCCGCCTTCCCGTCTCTTCTTCGATGACCTCAACAACTTCTCCTCGCTTCCTCAACCCCTCCCTtcccccttcctcctcctctccaaCCCTAACCCTAATGCCGAGCCCTCCTCGCCGTTGGAACCCTCCTTGCTGATCGTCGCCGTCTCTCGCCCGTCCAccttcctcctccaccacctccgCGGAAGAGCCCTCGTCGGAACCCTGGTTCTCCCCGAATTTTCCGTTGCCGCGAACTCTCTCGACTCCTCCTCCCTGGACAACAACTCCGCCCACCTCTACGCCCTCGACACCGCTCCCGGCGTGCTTCTCGCGCTGATTCAGTATCAGATCCCTCCGGAGAGGTCTTCAGCGGTCGCGAAGGTCGTCTTCGAGAAGATTCGACCGAAGAGAGTATTGATTCTGTCGTCGATTCAGAGTATGAACTTCAGAGGTAAGATCTATAACGACGAGCGCTTCGCATTTAAGCTCGAAACCCTAGAGCAGAGACTCGACCCAGAGGGTCCTTTGGTGAGAGAATTGAGTTACTTTCCGTCTGGTAGTTTAATCGAAGGAATCGCGGCTTCGTTGTTGGCTGCCTGTCAGGTTCGGAAGATTAAGGGGACATTGGTAGTGTCTTGGCCGGAGTCGCAGGTTTCTGTGGTTCTGTTAAGGTCTGTCCTGAGGAACATAGTGGGTGGTCTGGATTTTAGTCCCAGTTTGGAGACATCTCCGTTTAAAGATGTTCTTGCTGAGTCTGAAATGTACATATGA